AGCCCACTAATGTATGAACACCATCATCACTGACACTGTACCATCCTCTGaatcaaaaacacagtttcatcaCAAAATTTACAACTGAATCACTCGCCATggcattaaaatacagtaaagTGGTAATAACACGAGTCATTGCTTTTCCAAAATGATCCTGATTGTGCTCGTCATCAGTACATTTTTATGCTTctttcataataaaaacaagtcaTTGTGCCAAATCTAAAAGCGGAATATAAGTCATACAAAAAGCCAGCGCTGATGGTAGAGACTCCTGtcacacacaaagcaacattTTGATAAATTCAAATTTCCACATGTCTGAAATAAAACGACCCAGAGAACATGCTGACGGAGCAGGAGGTCATGAATCACAATCATCAACTGTCACTCTGAagtcatctctccctctgtcgaCGCCGTTCAGTGCTGAGCTTGTTAGCAACCAGGAGAAGGATCACTGGTTGCCATGGCATCACATTGTCTGAGGTGCATAAAAagaagaggcaaaaaaaagcagcagctaAAATGACTCAGTGGACGATTGAAAGGTCCTGGTGAAAAGCACGAGAAGGAAAAGAGCCAACGATGACATAAAACCCTAATTTTTCCAAACATGGTCAATGTGGCAGGTTTTACAGAGAGACGTCccagaaaaactgtgaaaaagcgaaatctaataaaagagaaacaaaaacaacccttGAATGGCTGATGTGTGTATTCAATGcctttgtgctttttttgtcttgtgtgaGGACGTGATTCTCTTCTCACATTTTCGAGACAATATTCACAGCATCACAGCCACACCGACCAGATGTCACGTGATTTCTTTCCCTGCAGCCAGCCCTGTTGCTTCATCCTCGTGTCACTCGGTGGTGTGAGctctggagcagcagtgaggctGCTGCATGTTCTCCATCAGCTGACGGAACGGGTTTCTCCTGCGTCGACTCACCTTCCCGTCCCGATCCCCTCTCTTCCCGGCCCTGCCTTTGCCCGACCCTGAACCCGACCCGCCCTGGGAGGCCTCTGAGGGGGGCAGGGCCGAGGGGTTGAGAGGAGGCGGGGGCGGCATGGACGGCTTCTGCTTCTTCACCTGCTTCTCCAGGTGTTTCTGGATGGCTGAGCCCAGCACGGCCACTTCCAACACAGCCCCATACACCTCCCACGTCATCCCTTTATCGTCCCAGCTCACCTCCTGCACCGGCTCCTCACacttctcctcatctttctcCTTACAGTTTATTGATTCTGtttggtcctcttcttcttctgcttcctttttcttctcttcagttaccttctcctcctcttcacattCTACCTCTTCCTCAACCTGCTCGTCTTTAACCTCTACCTCCTCCACTATCTTCTCCTCCGTACGTGCCTCCTTCATGACCTCGGGAAACGTGGTGGTGGTAGGCGTTCTCGGGGTCATGGGCGCTGTAGCGACTGAACGAAACTCCACTTGTCGACCCACCTGCATCTCAGCATCTTTAGTCTCTGCACCCACAGCCCCACATCTCCCAATAGAGCTTGGGAAGTAGAAGGCATGGTCCCCCTCAGGAGGGGTCATAGGGCTGGTGGCCGCAGACTGACACTGCACCACCTCCAGGCTCACCTGTGTGCAGATGTTGTGGCAGCCGAAGGGAGCTGGAGATTCAGGGACGGGAGGTTTTGTCGCAGACTCGTCACgtacatctttattttctctgcccTCTGAACTGTCAGGTTTCTTATTGGTAATTGGTTGTTCACTGGCAGGAGCAGATGATTCTGCAGCTTTGCTTTGAGGAGGATTCGTGTCCTGATCAGGAGCATCAGCCTCTGTGGAGATCTTCTCATCTCCATCACTCTTGTTTTCACCGAGTTCCTCATATTCATCTATCTTGACCATCTCTGGCTCAATGGAATAAGAACATAACTCATtattctcttcatcttcttccccATTGTTGCCATAGTGGGTGACCAGGATTGTAATGTCCTGATCCATGCTTCCCATCCTCTGCTGCTTACTCTGCCGATCACTATCCTCCACAGTAACTTGTGGCTGTGTGCAGCTGGCAGAGCTGGAGCCGTCATTCAGCTCGGTTGATGTGGCACATTTCAAAGCTGTGGTTATCTCTGACTCAGCTTCTGTCAGACTTCTTGTCACAGGGAAACTCTCTTGTCGATcgctctccctctgctcctctgatctTTTCACTGGCTCCCCCCTCTGCACCATTTCCCTCCCGATTAGTTTGGGGAAAGCAGTGGTCGAGGGCGTCTTTGGGGTCATGGGGGACGTGGCAACGGAGCAGAACTCCACCTGCTGACCCACCTGTAGCTCGGCATCTTTAGTGTCAGAGCCCACAGCTCCGGGTCCCCCAAATGAGATTGGGAAGAAGAAGGGATGGACGCCCTCGGGAGGAGTCATGGGGCTGGTGGCTGCAGAGCGACACTGGACGACCTCCAGGCTCACCTGCGTGCGCATGTGTTGCTGTCCAAAAGGAGCTGGGGAACGTGGGTCTGGAGAAAGTGGGTTGGAGGGGTCTGTTGCTGCTGGCACCAGGACAGTCACAATTTCtggctttttttctctgtccgGACCTACACTACTATCCTTAGACTTTTCCCTCTGAATGTCAGCATCTCCATTCTTCAGGGACTTGGTACAGATTGTCATGTTTGTGGGATGAGCGGTTGTTTCATCAGCTTCAGGTTGTTGTGTCAGAGTGGTGGCATCGGTCTGTGTGCAGTCTTTAATTTGTGTTGAGTCAGGATTATCTCTATCCTCCCCTGAAAGCACCTGATCTTTGGACGTCGGGCTCTCACCTCCCTCCTCGGCGTGGCTGGCGTTCGTGTGTCGTTTTGGCTCATTTTCCCCTCGGCTTGTTGACTCTTGACTTGTGTTTATCTGAGCTCCCTCTGGCACGGCGCTGTCATCTGAGCCACCTGAACGCTCTCCATCATCTGTCTTGTCGTGAGGCTGGTGGTCCTCTCTGAAACCTCTCATCTCGTCCTTAAGACTTCCCATCCTGTCTCTGCATTTAAGTAGTACAAGTGCCTGCAGGGGCACAACACAGCAGTGTTTGTTCCATTCGtaatcagtgactgtaacaACAAGCCTCAGCacgagaggaggatgaaaaacattttgtttttgcgATAGACGCAGACGTGCAGCACATGTTACATCACTGCTACTACTTGATggaaattattcatgtttattttagtCTCCCAATGTAATCGGCATTCTCACTATTACTCAACACACCATTACACTGCATTTTAAACACTATTATTCAGATTTCTAAGAACATTTTACTGATTGATTATGACTCAGACCATTCACACAGCTCATGTTTAAATCCTATTTAAGTTCATAATcacataaacataaaagcaTGCACAGGAATGCAGCATAGGGCTCTATTTTCTAACTACGTGAGCAAACATGATGAAATGCAGTGGAGGAAATCACGAGTCAAAGACCTACCTCAGCAGTCCGAGTCAAAGTGAAGTCTCCCCATGGCTCAGTCTCAGATGATTTGGGTCAAGCATTACAAATCTCAGCGCTGATCGAGACCCCGCATATGTCCGTACATCTCCCCTGTTGATTGGAAGTGATTTGCAGTGGCTACAGGTTTGTCTCTAGAAGAATCTGTCTTAGGCAACCCTCGCTCTTTAAGCTGTGGCTGTGTCTATTGAAAAGCTTCACATTTCCAGTTTCCCTGGAAACCACGGTCGGGTTTCTGGCAGTGAGTGGTAATGTAATGACAAAAAATCTCTGCTCGGCTCTCTAATCATCAGTAAATCATAGTAATTAACTGCAGGTTCTCATAGCAACACAGAGGCGATTGTGAGTCGAGAGATGAACCTGTGAGTTGGCTTTattggagacatttttagaagAGTCATGAAGTGGTGATAAAAGCTTCATGCAGATAAAAGTGGTCAGTTTGAAGGGAAGTGTACAGTGGATTgatttctcttctttatttgtctgtgtgtgtgtgtgtgtgtgtgtgtgtgtgtgtgtgtgtgtgtgtgtgtgtgtgtgtgtgtgtgtgtgtgtgtgtgtgtgtgtgttaatttgtCTGACCACTCTCAGTATAAAGAAATCATTGATTAATCATAGTAAAAAAAGCAggatgttaaaatgaaaaccagatTTAGTTTTGTGATGATAGATTATCAAAGTCCCATTTCAGGACCATGAGACGAATGCAAACTAAATTGTAGCAGAAGATATTTGTGAAATATTCTATTAGTACTGCTGCAACTGAGCACATGAAAGACAACAGGGCAGATCAGCTGAAGGAGCCGGGAGGAAGCTGAGCTGCAcctcccacacaaacaaactcctATAAACCACCTCGTCTTTCACACTCCGCTCGCCCCCCACTCAACCCTCTCCGCTTCAcgacacacatttatttagagCCTCTTTAATTCTGCTCGCCGCCAGTAAATTGTCTGGAaccaaggattttttttatttttccctaaTTTATTTGGGAAGAATCTTTCCGTTCTAGGTTTCGCTGTAGTGGTGGGCTGCAGCACGGCCAGAACACTGTGTACTGACAGAAGTAGGCTCACCATTAATTCAAAAGGCCTCCACCAATCCCCAGCCGCCTCGGGAGtgctgttgcctggcaaccgCGTAGTGTGATGGAGGGAGGTGTGTTGCTGAGGGGCCAAGGTAGACAGCTCCGATCACATTCTCATCAGGAGCACTCAGCCTGCCAAAGGCCGTCTTCTCCGCAATGTGTTGGTGACCGTGGTGATTCATTGATGAGtgctcacaacaacaggatgcatcacacacacacacatacacaacttCTGCAGCATCCGCTGACAGTGTTATATCACCTTTTACAAACCTGAGAAACATGTgatatctgtttttatttccgaAAATAGTCACATATAATGAAAGAGCAAGAAACACATGATGGGAAATGTGACAGGAAAACAAGAATTTCTAAAGATTTCCTTTGGAATGTTAGCTGTATGGTGTTATGTGAACACACTATGTATCTTTTGTCTGGTTTTCTGATGCCAACATACTTCCATTCCAACAATTACTACTTGTCTATGACCTATGGATGATCAGGAAAGTTGGCTCCAGCTGGAattgttcatattttatgaattatttGGTTTCCAGTTTGTGTCCAAACTCCTTGATGGTGTCCGTGGCCTTGTCCGCAGCCTTTCCTATGGCTGTTTGGGTCTGTCTGCTGGCTTCTTGAGCAGCTTCAAAGAGTCAGAGTGAAGCAGAAGAGACCTATTCAGTAGTCTGATTAAAACTATTAAACTTTTGTCATTTCTCATACTCAAAGTAATAAACTCTTAGAACATTCTGAAATAACCTTTTCATCCTCTGACAGCCTGAATATGTCTTTTAGCTGTAGCctgctgaaaatgaaatgtccacTGTCGCATCATAATAGTTCAGAGACAGAGCAGTGGGCACATTACCTGTGTTGGCTGTTTCTCTGGAGGAATCTGCCACCTGCTGCACAGCATCTTGAGCTGcctgcactgaaaacacaccaCAGGGACTTACAGTGACTTCAGGGGAAGAAAACTACAGCAGTTGGCATGTTTGCTTTTTAAGATTCCAATACcacaattttaaacatttgtaaaggataaaaacaacaattgaCGAAGTATTTTCTTTGTCTATCAGACCggagtttttgttgttgttgatgtagTTCTGTACCTGCAGTGTCTGTGACTCCTTTTGCAGCCGATTGGCTTGTGCCTTTCAGGCTCTCAAAGGACTTCTTAAACGAGGCCATGGTCTCCTGTCTTCGTCCCTGCGGGGTCCACACATCCGTCTGAGCCGGCAGCGATGGGAGCTGCTGTTTAATACCCTCTGTTTGGGGCCCAGACACCAGCGAGCCTGCACGTTCCAGCCGGATTAACTCAGACAAAGACCCGCCCAAAGAGTCCTCATTCAGACTGGCATCCCAACTATGGCAGAGTCCTGCCAGGAGCCAGAGCCCACTCAGCAGATTCTACTAAACCCTGTGATCAAACCCACAGACAAGAGCGAGCAAAAAGAGAAGCATGCGAGGACGATGCACAACAGATCCTCATTTAGATCAACACgcaggaaaacagaaatgttcaCAAGAGGTTTAAAAATCTAAAGAGCGGTCAAAGCCAACAGAGTTTAAACACGATCAGACAACACTAAGCAatggtttcctttttttttactttttatttacagaggAGTTGTATGTCTGGCTTAACACATAAACCTTAATATTGACAAGTCCTGCAATTTAAAGCACATTTTGATATGACAACCATTATGATTTCAAGACATAATATATTGACTGTTAAAATCTtcagtacacacaaacacacgcacacacaaacatgtatacTCTGTCCATTTCTAACAGATAGTTTACTGGAATGATTTCACAAGCAACTATAAAGATACAATGTAAAAAACTCTTACTTCAAAAACATTCAAAGAAATCtccaaagaaatgcaaaaaagaaaagacccACAAACAGGCTTTGTTGACACTTAGGGGATATTATTGTATTCATATCTGTTTGCAACCggacatatttattttttcctctcccaATGTCTCATTGGAAGATGATGAACATCTATTGCACATTTctaaatacacatacacacaagtacAAAGTCACAAGCCCTGGCTCTAGTCTCATTTCATTGGGAGGGAATCAAGGA
The Hippoglossus stenolepis isolate QCI-W04-F060 chromosome 7, HSTE1.2, whole genome shotgun sequence genome window above contains:
- the LOC118112339 gene encoding G protein-regulated inducer of neurite outgrowth 1, with protein sequence MGSLKDEMRGFREDHQPHDKTDDGERSGGSDDSAVPEGAQINTSQESTSRGENEPKRHTNASHAEEGGESPTSKDQVLSGEDRDNPDSTQIKDCTQTDATTLTQQPEADETTAHPTNMTICTKSLKNGDADIQREKSKDSSVGPDREKKPEIVTVLVPAATDPSNPLSPDPRSPAPFGQQHMRTQVSLEVVQCRSAATSPMTPPEGVHPFFFPISFGGPGAVGSDTKDAELQVGQQVEFCSVATSPMTPKTPSTTAFPKLIGREMVQRGEPVKRSEEQRESDRQESFPVTRSLTEAESEITTALKCATSTELNDGSSSASCTQPQVTVEDSDRQSKQQRMGSMDQDITILVTHYGNNGEEDEENNELCSYSIEPEMVKIDEYEELGENKSDGDEKISTEADAPDQDTNPPQSKAAESSAPASEQPITNKKPDSSEGRENKDVRDESATKPPVPESPAPFGCHNICTQVSLEVVQCQSAATSPMTPPEGDHAFYFPSSIGRCGAVGAETKDAEMQVGRQVEFRSVATAPMTPRTPTTTTFPEVMKEARTEEKIVEEVEVKDEQVEEEVECEEEEKVTEEKKKEAEEEEDQTESINCKEKDEEKCEEPVQEVSWDDKGMTWEVYGAVLEVAVLGSAIQKHLEKQVKKQKPSMPPPPPLNPSALPPSEASQGGSGSGSGKGRAGKRGDRDGKVSRRRRNPFRQLMENMQQPHCCSRAHTTE